A window of the Lagenorhynchus albirostris chromosome 1, mLagAlb1.1, whole genome shotgun sequence genome harbors these coding sequences:
- the SPESP1 gene encoding sperm equatorial segment protein 1 has product MAYEVNLGITVTPDEEQKLNHYVQVLQNLVLSIPTKEPGHQKRSKSPNNADSVGSRVSKFKEVKFTHDEAPAENDVLINPVSEETTTFPTRGFTLEIEEKKHTKSTAFWSIKPNNISVDLHAKEPYIEKEEPEPEPTVSQTEAPEQLPSVTESFTSQGVTSLISRNTDLDIATEGVPQLSGNYEMENPEPHNLYNKDILKKIEDTGSQVQQVPLPESFKPEYRADIRASKEHLKRSLALAAAAEHKLEKMYKSQMLPLGQSSDGVDDIETVINVLYNSRSKLPEYLDIKYVPPEMRGKATAVFNILKTVLCVSQGETQNLIRKLLNNNIKL; this is encoded by the exons ATGGCATATGAAGTAAATTTAG GAATAACTGTGACGCCTGATGAAGAACAAAAATTGAATCATTATGTACAAGTTTTACAGAACCTAGTACTAAGTATTCCCACTAAGGAGCCAGGTCATCAGAAAAGATCAAAGTCTCCAAATAATGCTGATTCTGTAGGATCGAGGGTATCAAAATTTAAGGAGGTAAAGTTTACACATGATGAAGCTCCAGCTGAGAATGATGTTTTAATCAATCCTGTCAGTGAAGAAACTACAACTTTCCCTACTAGGGGCTTCACACtggaaatagaggaaaaaaaacatactaAAAGTACAGCTTTCTGGTCAATTAAACCAAATAACATTTCTGTTGATTTACATGCAAAAGAACCTtatattgagaaagaagagccagagccagagccaACTGTAAGTCAAACTGAGGCACCAGAGCAATTGCCAAGTGTTACTGAATCATTTACAAGTCAAGGTGTCACCTCTTTAATAAGTAGGAACACTGACTTGGATATTGCCACAGAAGGTGTTCCTCAGCTCTCAGGCAACTATGAAATGGAAAATCCGGAACCACACAATTTGTataataaagacattttgaaaaaaattgaagataccGGCTCACAGGTGCAACAGGTACCTCTTCCTGAGAGTTTCAAGCCAGAATATAGAGCAGACATTCGAGCCTCTAAAGAACACCTAAAACGAAGCCTTGCtctagcagcagcagcagaacataaattagaaaaaatgtataaatccCAGATGTTACCACTAGGACAAAGCAGTGATGGAGTTGATGacattgaaactgttattaacgTGCTGTATAATTCTAGATCTAAATTACCTGAATATTTAGATATTAAATATGTTCCACCAGAGATGAGAGGAAAAGCTACTGCAgtattcaatatattaaaaacagtatTATGTGTAAGCCAAGGAGAAACTCAAAACCTCATTAGGAAGTTATTAAACaataatataaaactttaa